A region of bacterium DNA encodes the following proteins:
- a CDS encoding MFS transporter codes for MSGLFSFRRGNPGQVWAWATYDFANSAYATTIMAVIFNTYYAGVVAGGPNGTEIFGVRVPGASLFTFFVSASMILIAVTSPLLATLSDLAGLKKRMLALHLAVGVLSTAALYTVSQGNWLWGGVLFLLSQLGFAGGNVFYNAMLYDVADAQDFGKVSGLGWAWGYIGGGLLLALNLVMLQFPQLLGLPAGYFSVQDCFLSVAIWWAIFSIPILRAVPTAKVAGPVHLRQSLRQSIRTLQLLLPRLKELPHFSRFFFAYLLFNDGIETVIVMASIFGNQELHLSQSDLILFFLMVQFVAFFGSLIFGWLADLLGNRTTILVSLLGWLLVVLWGWQLGIFGNAVGEFWILGVITALVMGGSQAASRSLQAVLIPEGRSAEFFSFFGISGKFASAVGPLIFGFAVFLTGSLRYGMLSLIIFFLAGFLLLLRVNEAEGRLQAEQFK; via the coding sequence GTGAGCGGACTTTTCTCCTTCCGGCGCGGCAATCCCGGTCAGGTGTGGGCGTGGGCGACCTACGATTTCGCCAACTCTGCCTACGCCACCACCATCATGGCCGTGATCTTCAACACCTACTACGCCGGTGTGGTGGCTGGAGGCCCGAACGGAACAGAAATCTTCGGCGTCCGAGTCCCCGGCGCGTCGCTGTTCACGTTCTTTGTCTCCGCGTCGATGATCCTGATCGCCGTGACCTCTCCCTTGCTGGCCACCTTGAGTGATCTGGCGGGCTTGAAAAAGCGCATGCTCGCGCTGCATCTTGCCGTCGGAGTGCTATCAACAGCGGCGCTGTACACGGTGAGTCAGGGAAACTGGCTCTGGGGCGGCGTGCTGTTTCTGCTGAGTCAGCTCGGCTTTGCCGGCGGCAATGTCTTCTACAATGCCATGCTCTACGACGTGGCCGACGCGCAGGATTTCGGCAAAGTCTCCGGCCTTGGCTGGGCGTGGGGCTACATCGGCGGCGGCCTGCTGCTCGCCCTGAATCTTGTCATGCTGCAATTCCCGCAGCTTCTCGGACTTCCGGCAGGCTACTTTAGCGTACAGGACTGTTTCCTCTCCGTCGCCATCTGGTGGGCGATATTTTCTATTCCTATTCTGCGAGCCGTGCCCACAGCCAAGGTCGCCGGCCCGGTTCACCTCCGCCAGAGTCTGCGCCAGTCCATTCGCACGCTGCAGCTCTTGTTGCCACGCCTAAAGGAACTGCCGCACTTCTCGCGCTTCTTCTTTGCCTATTTGCTCTTCAATGACGGCATCGAAACCGTGATTGTAATGGCCTCGATCTTCGGTAATCAGGAATTGCACCTTTCGCAGTCCGATCTGATCCTGTTTTTTCTCATGGTGCAATTCGTCGCCTTCTTCGGATCGCTGATTTTCGGCTGGCTGGCCGACCTGCTGGGCAATCGCACCACTATTCTTGTCAGTCTGCTCGGCTGGCTGCTCGTTGTGCTTTGGGGCTGGCAGTTGGGCATCTTCGGCAATGCGGTGGGCGAGTTCTGGATTCTCGGCGTCATTACCGCGCTCGTCATGGGCGGCTCGCAGGCGGCGTCGCGTTCCTTGCAAGCCGTGCTGATTCCCGAAGGACGTTCGGCGGAGTTCTTCAGCTTCTTCGGGATCTCCGGGAAATTCGCCAGCGCCGTGGGACCCTTGATTTTCGGTTTTGCGGTTTTTCTCACCGGCAGTCTGCGCTACGGCATGTTATCGCTGATCATCTTCTTCCTTGCGGGCTTCCTGCTCCTGCTCCGTGTCAATGAAGCCGAAGGCCGCCTGCAGGCTGAGCAATTCAAATAG
- a CDS encoding T9SS type A sorting domain-containing protein produces the protein MAHGKAFFRHVRIFSVLAVLSVLFAVKPASSTPYWTPQQIAEEFQRTHATQDPSLRPTAPHGRRHALDDIAYFQHYRMLCDFLVGLQFTDAGSNHGGMIEGESGSDHSIIETDNTQEAIRVWSQYAIWTGDTATYGPHIRMAQGYLSLWPAWREGAGYYSGHNCGWGFEAVAKYRQAYNDTTWNWYADSCAWWTMINTLVINETSHDLSQLDPLAAGLAIGGMYPHAVYRQRTDWTNHALNTARSIKRWFENYPQRLSGNESWALCGGTALWGLCESLFAAYPDSGEAWINQYGSQLRVWSSSGTWNHSYNAWYCNAQNKCFELTGDSTYWNNAVFITDSLIGLDTDNDGGITPGRSYPVTNDASWVSSYMGWMGMERIINRMPHFDVAARAFISPNPVLPHLAGDSLLISASVVNNGIEAQTLWVRVSGLAYSDSVSIRLEGGRDSVITMPHRWVMADDSTLPPSCPLVLHVTAPADDNAANDTLSTAFDIRRGVNVFGAITGVSPQDHFPVRIEFYNGSYPDSVWTAVEQSNDSLYTNGPRHLMAGINTIRVIPPLRYMDARQNVTLTPGAIPQQVDFTLGGTDVALIDNSPGDTLERFYETSLEPFSLHVRTWDLAALGMVDLTSIPTVIWFTGNAVSPTLGSLGRNGMMEYLNGGGRLILSGQNISDDTSNTAFLRDVLHCSPRNNATNLRRVFGEEDDTTFSGVDLYLLGQGGAQNQTSPSSIFVLPGSEGILHFAAGTQDTCGVKGAYGDGRYIFLSVGLEAASGISQSTTRTDFLTRCFAWLNSASYSAPRAELPVSLTLSQNFPNPFNPTTTISFLAPRGAKPVRLTIYNLLGQEVRTLYDGLGMGTSQTVTWDGLSAAGVPVSSGMYVYRLRAGSSTLVRPLQLVR, from the coding sequence ATGGCACATGGCAAGGCTTTTTTCCGGCATGTCCGGATCTTCTCGGTGCTTGCGGTCCTTAGCGTGCTGTTTGCGGTCAAGCCCGCATCTTCGACTCCCTACTGGACTCCCCAGCAGATCGCTGAGGAATTCCAGCGGACTCACGCCACGCAGGATCCCTCCCTCCGCCCCACCGCTCCCCATGGACGGCGCCATGCCCTTGACGATATCGCCTACTTCCAGCACTATCGCATGCTCTGCGATTTTCTGGTCGGTCTGCAATTTACCGACGCCGGCTCCAATCATGGCGGCATGATCGAAGGTGAGAGCGGCAGCGATCACAGCATTATTGAGACCGATAACACCCAGGAAGCCATCCGCGTCTGGTCGCAGTATGCCATCTGGACCGGCGACACGGCCACCTACGGTCCGCATATCCGCATGGCCCAAGGGTATCTTTCCCTGTGGCCTGCCTGGCGTGAAGGCGCGGGATACTATTCCGGTCACAATTGCGGCTGGGGGTTCGAAGCCGTAGCCAAGTACCGCCAAGCCTATAATGATACGACGTGGAATTGGTACGCGGACAGTTGCGCCTGGTGGACGATGATCAATACGCTGGTCATCAATGAGACTTCGCACGATCTTTCTCAGCTTGATCCGCTGGCAGCAGGACTGGCCATCGGTGGCATGTATCCGCATGCGGTTTACCGGCAGCGTACCGACTGGACCAATCACGCCCTTAACACCGCGCGCTCCATCAAACGCTGGTTCGAGAACTATCCGCAGCGTCTAAGCGGCAATGAGAGCTGGGCTCTCTGCGGCGGCACCGCACTGTGGGGACTCTGCGAGAGCCTGTTCGCGGCCTATCCCGACAGCGGCGAAGCGTGGATCAACCAATACGGTTCACAGCTTCGTGTCTGGTCTTCCAGCGGCACGTGGAACCATTCCTATAATGCGTGGTACTGCAACGCTCAGAACAAGTGCTTTGAACTTACGGGCGATTCCACCTACTGGAATAATGCCGTGTTCATCACCGATTCTCTGATCGGTCTGGATACCGACAACGACGGCGGCATTACTCCCGGCCGGAGTTATCCCGTCACCAATGACGCGTCGTGGGTCAGTTCCTACATGGGCTGGATGGGGATGGAGCGCATCATCAATCGCATGCCGCACTTTGATGTGGCAGCGCGGGCATTCATCTCTCCCAATCCCGTCCTGCCGCATCTGGCCGGGGATTCGCTGCTGATCTCGGCCTCCGTCGTCAACAACGGTATTGAAGCCCAGACCCTGTGGGTGCGGGTTTCGGGCCTTGCCTATTCCGATTCCGTTTCCATTCGGTTGGAAGGCGGACGCGACAGCGTCATCACCATGCCCCATCGCTGGGTTATGGCCGATGATTCCACCCTGCCGCCGTCTTGCCCGCTCGTCCTGCACGTGACTGCGCCTGCCGATGACAATGCGGCCAACGATACGCTTTCAACCGCCTTTGACATCCGGCGCGGCGTGAACGTTTTCGGCGCAATTACCGGAGTGTCTCCGCAGGATCATTTCCCCGTGCGGATCGAATTCTACAATGGTTCGTATCCGGATTCGGTCTGGACTGCCGTGGAGCAGTCCAATGATAGCCTCTATACCAACGGCCCGCGTCATCTGATGGCCGGCATCAACACGATTCGCGTGATTCCGCCGTTGCGCTATATGGATGCTCGCCAGAATGTGACCTTGACCCCGGGCGCGATTCCGCAACAGGTGGACTTCACCCTCGGCGGAACAGATGTCGCCTTGATCGACAACAGCCCCGGCGACACGCTGGAACGGTTCTACGAAACGTCGCTGGAGCCGTTTAGTCTACATGTGCGAACCTGGGATCTGGCCGCCCTCGGTATGGTGGATTTGACCTCTATCCCCACCGTCATCTGGTTTACGGGGAATGCGGTATCGCCGACTCTTGGCAGTTTGGGCCGCAACGGCATGATGGAGTACCTTAACGGTGGTGGACGCCTGATCCTGTCCGGACAGAACATCTCCGACGATACCAGTAACACGGCATTCCTGCGCGATGTTCTGCATTGCTCACCGCGCAACAACGCAACCAACCTCCGGCGCGTATTCGGTGAAGAGGATGATACCACGTTCAGCGGTGTAGACCTGTACCTGCTGGGCCAGGGCGGCGCACAGAACCAAACCAGCCCGTCTTCCATCTTTGTATTGCCCGGTTCAGAAGGAATTCTGCATTTTGCCGCCGGCACTCAGGATACCTGCGGCGTCAAAGGAGCCTACGGCGATGGGCGCTACATCTTCCTCAGCGTCGGTCTTGAAGCGGCTTCCGGCATCAGCCAGTCCACCACACGCACCGATTTTCTGACGCGCTGCTTTGCCTGGCTGAACAGCGCGTCCTACTCGGCGCCGCGCGCTGAGCTTCCCGTGAGTCTGACTCTCAGCCAGAATTTCCCCAATCCCTTCAACCCGACCACTACCATCAGCTTCCTTGCGCCGCGCGGTGCAAAGCCGGTGCGCCTGACCATCTATAATCTGCTCGGTCAGGAAGTGCGCACGCTGTATGACGGTCTCGGCATGGGCACTTCGCAAACCGTCACGTGGGATGGCTTGAGCGCCGCCGGTGTTCCGGTCTCCAGCGGCATGTATGTTTACCGGCTGCGCGCGGGCTCGTCCACGCTGGTGCGGCCACTGCAGTTGGTGCGTTAG
- a CDS encoding NAD(P)-dependent oxidoreductase, with protein sequence MKVLITGGAGFLGLHAAHCFSDKGWDVVLEDIAPYEKQEYQPGTVFVTHDVRDRPGFDAMLKEHKPDVIVHAAAALPLWKPEDIFSTNVEGTRNCLDAALASGVPRVIFISSTSVYGIPDHHPLFETDKVQGVGNYGISKIQGEEICLKYRDKLCVPIVRPKSFIGSYRLGVFAILYDWVENGKRIPMIGNGKNRYQLLEVDDLAEAIFLAATLDPKKVNDTFNIGAEKFTTVRQDMQAMCDFAGNGARPMGTWAAPIKALLALFEALHLSPLYKWIYGTADQDSFVSIDKAKSVLGWQPRYSNADALIRSYQWYLDHKHEIAKGTGVTHRIAWNQGILRFFKKFM encoded by the coding sequence ATGAAGGTTTTGATTACCGGGGGCGCAGGTTTCCTCGGTCTGCACGCCGCTCATTGCTTTTCCGACAAAGGTTGGGACGTTGTCCTCGAAGATATCGCCCCGTATGAGAAGCAGGAATACCAGCCCGGAACCGTTTTTGTCACCCATGATGTGAGGGATCGCCCCGGATTTGACGCCATGCTGAAGGAGCACAAGCCGGACGTCATCGTGCATGCGGCTGCCGCCCTCCCCTTGTGGAAACCAGAGGACATCTTTTCGACGAATGTGGAGGGCACCCGCAATTGCCTCGACGCCGCATTGGCCTCCGGCGTGCCTCGCGTGATCTTCATCTCCTCCACCTCGGTTTACGGAATTCCCGATCATCACCCGCTTTTTGAGACCGATAAGGTTCAGGGTGTCGGCAACTATGGTATCAGCAAGATTCAGGGCGAAGAAATCTGCCTGAAATACCGCGACAAGCTCTGCGTTCCTATCGTCCGTCCCAAGTCCTTCATCGGTTCCTACCGTCTTGGTGTGTTTGCCATCCTGTATGACTGGGTGGAGAACGGTAAGCGCATCCCCATGATCGGCAACGGCAAGAACCGCTACCAGCTCCTCGAGGTCGACGATCTCGCCGAAGCCATCTTCCTTGCCGCTACGTTGGACCCGAAGAAAGTCAATGACACCTTCAATATCGGCGCGGAGAAGTTCACCACGGTACGGCAGGACATGCAGGCCATGTGCGACTTCGCGGGCAATGGTGCGCGGCCTATGGGCACGTGGGCGGCTCCCATTAAGGCCTTGCTGGCGCTGTTCGAAGCATTGCACCTTTCCCCGCTCTACAAGTGGATCTATGGCACCGCCGACCAGGATAGCTTCGTGTCCATTGATAAGGCCAAGAGTGTCCTCGGCTGGCAGCCCAGGTATTCCAATGCCGACGCCCTGATCCGCAGCTACCAATGGTATCTGGACCACAAGCACGAGATCGCCAAAGGCACCGGCGTCACTCACCGCATTGCCTGGAATCAAGGCATCCTGAGATTCTTCAAGAAATTCATGTAG
- the purF gene encoding amidophosphoribosyltransferase, which translates to MTKTKHCRIFVSSNLPEADIILDDKPRDHCGIMGVFGHPHAAELTYLGLFALQHRGQESAGIVSTDGSALFDVRGMGLVADVFNDHSKFNSLTGNRAIGHVRYSTAGGSILANIQPLVVRTKDGPLAVAHNGNLTNARELRAKLEEEGAIFQTESDTELFVHLVSHSHEPTLRGRISEALLQVRGAFSLLFLTKDEMVVARDPSGFRPLCLGGKGDTIVAASETCALDLIDATYVRDVEPGEIVTVSVNGMESHRYAPAALHMCVFELIYFARPDSRIFGDSVDRTRRKLGKILAQEAPAEADIVISVPDSSNTSALGYSHQSGIKFELGLIRNHYIGRTFINPSQFMRSFNARVKYNPVVGVLKDKRVVLVEDSIVRGTTLKKLVGVLRRAGVKEIHVRVASPPILYPCFYGMDFPTRKELIAAWNTQDQVRDYLGVDSLKHISVEGMLAATHDEPDKYCTACFTGKYPVQLSDSENHILHEFSDKEWAKAELERVIKSLE; encoded by the coding sequence TTGACAAAAACTAAGCACTGCCGTATATTTGTAAGTTCTAATCTGCCGGAGGCTGACATCATTCTGGACGACAAGCCCCGCGACCATTGCGGGATCATGGGTGTCTTTGGACACCCCCATGCTGCTGAACTGACGTATCTGGGCCTGTTTGCGTTGCAACACCGCGGGCAGGAATCCGCCGGAATCGTTTCGACCGACGGGAGCGCGCTGTTTGATGTGCGGGGCATGGGTCTGGTTGCCGACGTGTTTAATGACCATTCGAAGTTCAATTCCCTCACGGGTAACCGCGCGATTGGCCATGTACGATATTCAACCGCGGGCGGTTCGATACTGGCGAACATCCAGCCTCTCGTGGTGCGGACCAAAGACGGTCCGCTGGCGGTTGCGCATAACGGCAACCTGACGAATGCCCGCGAACTCCGTGCCAAACTGGAGGAAGAGGGCGCGATCTTTCAGACGGAATCGGACACGGAGCTGTTTGTGCATCTCGTGTCCCATTCCCATGAGCCGACTCTGCGGGGGCGGATCTCGGAAGCCCTGCTTCAGGTACGCGGAGCGTTTTCGCTGCTGTTTCTGACCAAGGATGAAATGGTGGTGGCGCGCGACCCGAGCGGATTCCGGCCCTTGTGCCTCGGGGGCAAGGGTGATACGATTGTTGCCGCTTCCGAGACCTGTGCGCTGGACCTGATTGATGCAACCTACGTGCGGGATGTTGAGCCGGGCGAGATTGTAACGGTTTCGGTGAATGGCATGGAGAGCCACCGTTATGCCCCGGCAGCGCTGCATATGTGCGTTTTCGAGTTGATTTATTTTGCCCGGCCCGACAGCCGGATCTTCGGCGATTCGGTGGACCGCACGCGGCGGAAGCTGGGGAAGATTCTGGCGCAGGAAGCGCCGGCGGAAGCGGATATTGTGATCTCGGTGCCGGACTCGTCCAACACATCGGCATTGGGCTATTCGCATCAGAGCGGCATCAAGTTCGAATTGGGGCTGATCCGCAACCATTATATTGGCCGGACCTTTATTAATCCGTCCCAGTTCATGCGCTCCTTTAATGCGCGGGTGAAATACAACCCGGTGGTGGGAGTGCTGAAGGATAAGCGCGTGGTGCTGGTGGAAGACTCGATTGTGCGCGGCACCACCTTGAAGAAACTGGTGGGGGTGCTGCGGCGGGCGGGGGTGAAGGAAATTCACGTGCGCGTGGCGTCACCGCCGATTTTGTACCCCTGCTTTTACGGCATGGACTTCCCGACCCGCAAGGAACTGATTGCCGCGTGGAACACGCAGGACCAGGTGCGGGACTATCTGGGGGTGGACTCGCTGAAGCACATCTCGGTTGAAGGCATGCTGGCCGCCACCCATGATGAACCGGACAAGTATTGTACGGCCTGCTTTACGGGCAAATATCCGGTGCAGCTCTCGGACAGCGAGAATCACATCCTGCACGAGTTCAGCGACAAGGAATGGGCCAAGGCTGAACTGGAACGAGTCATCAAATCCTTGGAATAG
- a CDS encoding CDP-alcohol phosphatidyltransferase family protein, whose translation MPDSSQRLWTFANILSIGRLVLLVPLYFFLHEGRDSNWLAMGVMGVALLTDLLDGLIARHFHQESEWGKVLDPLADKIWIGFLALFLAMPWRDPPLPLYFVVALIIRYALVLTGAWDAHRRMGIIVTSNWLGKITMVCEALTLIVYTIYMNDFFQQVLIPDILMWITIAMMVVSTVAYWRRYQRMLAAAHQAGTLSKSSPLKIDS comes from the coding sequence TTGCCTGATTCCTCCCAAAGACTTTGGACCTTTGCCAACATCCTCAGCATCGGCAGACTGGTGCTGCTGGTGCCGCTCTATTTCTTTTTGCATGAGGGCAGGGATTCGAATTGGCTGGCGATGGGCGTGATGGGGGTGGCGCTGTTGACGGATCTGCTGGACGGTCTGATTGCGCGGCATTTCCATCAGGAATCCGAGTGGGGCAAGGTGCTGGATCCACTGGCCGATAAAATCTGGATCGGTTTTCTGGCTCTGTTTCTGGCAATGCCCTGGCGCGATCCGCCGCTGCCGCTGTATTTTGTGGTTGCGCTGATTATCCGGTATGCCCTCGTGCTTACCGGGGCATGGGATGCGCACCGGCGCATGGGCATCATCGTGACTTCCAACTGGCTCGGCAAGATCACGATGGTCTGCGAGGCGCTGACGCTGATCGTCTATACGATCTACATGAATGATTTCTTCCAACAGGTGCTCATTCCCGATATCCTGATGTGGATCACCATTGCCATGATGGTGGTCTCGACGGTCGCCTACTGGCGGCGCTACCAACGGATGCTTGCAGCCGCCCACCAAGCGGGCACGCTCTCCAAATCTTCTCCCCTCAAAATCGACTCGTAG
- the cysS gene encoding cysteine--tRNA ligase yields the protein MSLRFYNTLTRQVDEFVPRDAGKVAMYSCGPTVYDRAHIGNFRAFLFVDLLRRYLKYRGYQVFSVMNLTDIDDKTIRGAQKEGVSLREFTDRFIQIFFDEWDVLRIQKADLHPRATDHIPEMVNLVQTLTERGHAYEADRSYYYKVETFPTYGQFARLDMSGMRLGERVASDEYEKESARDFALWKGWGTDDGDVFWDTALGKGRPGWHLECSAMSLKYLGKDFDIHTGGVDLIFPHHQNEIAQTEGVTDKRLARYWLHNEHLLVEGAKMSKSLGNFYTLEDLTSQGWKPREIRYALLSAHYRQKLNFTQAGLEAARGGLERIDACVRNLKFAEGAGAQDLPAMLAGHEAEFVAAMDDDLNYPNALAVLFNLIRDVNTLCAEQKIGPTEAEVARGTLRKLDSVFGFLDVDQAGEGESDEEIELLIQARNEARKAKDWAAADRIRQELADRNVIIEDRAGGTVWHRK from the coding sequence ATGTCCCTTCGCTTTTATAATACGTTGACCCGGCAGGTGGACGAGTTCGTTCCGCGGGACGCTGGGAAGGTGGCGATGTATTCGTGCGGACCGACGGTTTATGACCGTGCACATATCGGCAATTTTCGCGCGTTCCTGTTCGTGGATCTGCTGCGGCGGTATCTGAAGTATCGCGGCTATCAGGTCTTTTCGGTGATGAACCTCACCGACATCGACGACAAGACGATTCGCGGTGCGCAGAAGGAAGGCGTTTCGCTGCGGGAGTTCACCGACCGTTTTATCCAGATTTTCTTCGACGAATGGGATGTTCTGCGGATTCAGAAGGCTGACCTGCACCCACGGGCGACAGACCATATTCCGGAGATGGTGAACCTTGTGCAAACGCTGACCGAGCGCGGTCACGCGTACGAGGCGGATCGCTCCTACTATTATAAGGTAGAGACCTTTCCCACGTACGGACAGTTTGCGCGGCTGGACATGAGCGGCATGCGGCTGGGCGAGCGCGTAGCGTCGGACGAATACGAGAAAGAGAGCGCCCGGGACTTCGCCCTGTGGAAGGGCTGGGGGACCGATGACGGCGACGTCTTCTGGGATACGGCGCTGGGGAAGGGGCGGCCCGGATGGCACCTCGAATGCTCGGCCATGTCGCTGAAGTATCTGGGTAAAGACTTCGACATTCACACGGGCGGGGTGGATCTGATTTTCCCGCATCATCAGAATGAGATCGCGCAGACGGAAGGCGTGACTGACAAGCGCTTGGCGCGCTACTGGCTGCACAACGAGCATCTGCTGGTAGAAGGCGCGAAGATGTCCAAGTCCCTGGGCAACTTCTACACGCTGGAAGATTTGACGTCGCAGGGATGGAAGCCGCGCGAAATCCGGTATGCGCTGCTGTCGGCGCACTACCGTCAGAAGCTCAATTTCACGCAGGCCGGACTGGAAGCGGCGCGGGGAGGGCTCGAGCGGATCGACGCCTGCGTCCGCAACCTGAAGTTTGCCGAAGGTGCCGGGGCGCAGGATCTGCCGGCCATGCTGGCGGGGCACGAAGCGGAATTTGTGGCGGCGATGGATGACGATCTGAACTATCCCAACGCGCTGGCCGTGCTCTTCAATCTGATCCGCGACGTCAATACGCTTTGCGCCGAACAGAAGATCGGACCTACCGAGGCTGAGGTGGCGCGCGGAACGCTGCGGAAACTGGACTCGGTGTTCGGGTTCCTCGATGTGGACCAGGCCGGGGAAGGGGAGAGCGACGAGGAGATTGAACTGTTGATCCAAGCCCGCAACGAAGCCCGCAAGGCCAAGGACTGGGCAGCGGCGGACCGCATCCGGCAGGAGCTTGCCGACCGGAATGTGATCATCGAGGACCGGGCGGGTGGGACGGTTTGGCACCGTAAATGA
- the tuf gene encoding elongation factor Tu — translation MAKAKFQRNKPHVNIGTIGHVDHGKTTLTAAITQILAKTGLAQAKKYDEIDNAPEEKARGVTINVHHAEYETVKRHYAHVDCPGHADYIKNMVTGAAQMDGAILVVGADDGPMPQTREHVLLAKQVNVPAMVVFLNKTDLVDDPELLELVEVEVRDLLSKYGFPGDDIPVIKGSALDALSNIDDPVKTKCIYELMDAVDNYIPEPMRDKDKPFLMPVEDVFSITGRGTVGTGRIERGVCKVGMDVEVIGLGQHKKTVVTGIEMFRKLLDEGMAGDNVGLLMRGVEKNDLERGQVVCAPNSIKPHHKFEAQVYVLSKEEGGRHTPFFPNYRPQFFFRTTDVTGSIQLPEGVEMVMPGDNIVMTVELITDIAMDEGLRFAIREGGRTVGAGAVTKILE, via the coding sequence ATGGCCAAGGCCAAGTTCCAGCGCAATAAGCCCCACGTGAACATCGGCACGATCGGCCACGTGGATCACGGTAAGACCACCCTTACGGCGGCCATTACACAGATTCTGGCTAAGACAGGGTTGGCGCAGGCGAAGAAGTACGACGAAATCGACAACGCTCCGGAAGAAAAGGCCCGTGGCGTCACGATTAACGTCCACCATGCAGAGTACGAAACCGTGAAGCGCCACTATGCTCACGTTGACTGTCCGGGCCACGCCGACTACATCAAGAACATGGTGACAGGTGCCGCTCAGATGGACGGTGCGATTCTGGTGGTAGGCGCCGACGACGGCCCCATGCCGCAGACTCGTGAACACGTGCTGCTGGCCAAGCAGGTGAACGTGCCCGCCATGGTCGTCTTCCTCAACAAGACCGATCTCGTGGATGATCCCGAACTGCTGGAACTGGTCGAAGTCGAAGTCCGTGACCTGCTCAGCAAGTATGGCTTCCCCGGCGACGATATTCCCGTGATCAAGGGGTCCGCTCTGGACGCGCTGTCCAACATTGACGATCCCGTCAAGACGAAGTGCATCTACGAGCTGATGGACGCCGTGGACAATTACATTCCCGAGCCGATGCGCGACAAGGACAAGCCGTTCCTGATGCCCGTCGAAGACGTGTTCTCGATCACCGGCCGTGGTACCGTGGGTACGGGTCGTATCGAGCGCGGCGTGTGCAAGGTCGGTATGGACGTCGAAGTGATCGGTCTGGGTCAGCACAAGAAGACCGTCGTCACTGGCATCGAAATGTTCCGCAAGTTGCTGGATGAAGGTATGGCCGGCGACAACGTGGGTCTCCTGATGCGTGGCGTGGAAAAGAACGATCTCGAGCGTGGCCAGGTTGTCTGCGCGCCGAACTCGATCAAGCCCCACCACAAGTTCGAAGCTCAGGTGTACGTGCTGTCCAAGGAAGAAGGCGGTCGTCATACCCCGTTCTTCCCGAACTACCGTCCGCAGTTCTTCTTCCGCACGACCGACGTGACCGGTTCGATCCAGCTCCCCGAAGGCGTGGAGATGGTGATGCCGGGCGACAACATTGTGATGACCGTGGAACTGATCACGGACATCGCCATGGATGAAGGTCTGCGTTTCGCTATCCGTGAAGGCGGCCGTACCGTCGGCGCCGGCGCGGTGACTAAGATCCTTGAGTAA
- the secE gene encoding preprotein translocase subunit SecE — protein sequence MFNKLITYLTQVRAEMSKVSWPTRAEMMESTRIILVLSFILAIAVFAVDRILSFSLEKILR from the coding sequence ATGTTCAATAAGCTGATCACCTATCTCACGCAGGTCCGCGCTGAGATGAGCAAAGTAAGTTGGCCGACCCGTGCGGAGATGATGGAATCCACGCGCATTATTCTGGTTCTGTCCTTCATTCTCGCGATTGCGGTTTTTGCGGTTGATCGCATTCTGTCCTTCTCGCTCGAAAAAATTCTTCGATAA